The Cloacibacterium caeni region GAAGTATGAGGTATGAGGTATGAATTAGGAGTTAGAAGATGATGAAGGTTACGGACTAAAAAAGCTCTATTAGATGTAATAGCTACGACTTAATCTGAAACAAGGCTGTTTTTATTTAAGATTGTGATGGGTTTTGTGAGACATAAATTTGAGTTGTCCTAAAAAAGGTTGACTCGTTAATAATTCAAATATAGTTAAATCGTAGCTATTACAGTTTAAAAAATTAGGTAGTATTTCATTAACTGTGTAAGTTGAAAAGTTATTCTGAAAAATTTTGAGCAATAAAAGCTCAAAAAATTTTTCGGAAATAACTTTTTACTATTTTATATATTTACATAGTTATGATTGACAAAGAAGACTTATTAAACAACAAGGATTTCTACAAATCCTTTAAGAATGGAGAAGATTTAACCTCATTCTTTAAACAAATGCACAAACGAGCTGTAGAACACATGCTCGAAGCCGAACTTGATGCTCATCTCGACAACGAGAAACACGAAAAAACCACCACTGGAAACTATCGTAACGGACACGGAACCAAAAAGATAAAATCCTCATTTGGTGAATCTGAAATAAAAATTCCCAGAGATAGAGAAAGTAGTTTTGAACCAGCTCTAGTTCCTAAAAGACACAATATTATAGAAGGTTTAGAAAATATCATTATCTCCTTTTATGCTAAAGGAATGAGCGTGAGCGATATTGAGGAGCAAATTCGTGAGATGTACGATTTTGAAGTCTCTACTTCTACCATTTCTAGGATTACTGATGCAGTTGCAAGCGAAGTAGTGAGTTGGCAGAATAGACCATTAGAAGACCTTTATCTCATTGTTTGGATGGATGGAATTGTCTTTAAAGTTCGTGAAAACTCAAAAGTCATCAATAAAACCATCTATTTAGCGGTAGGTTTAAACCGTGATGGCAAGAAAGAAGTTCTCGGAATGTGGCTCGGAAAAAACGAAAGTTCTAGTTTTTGGATGACTGTTTTAACCGATTTAAAAGCTCGTGGTGTAGAAGATATTTTAATTACAGCTACCGATAATTTGAATGGATTTACCCAGACTATTCGCTCAATTTTTCCTGAATCTCAAACCCAAATCTGTGTAGTTCATCAAATTAGAAACGCCTGTAAATACGTGGTTTGGAAAGACAGAAAAGACTTTACTGCCGATATGAAGCACATCTATAATGCTCCAAATAAACAAGCGGCAGAAGCCGCTCTGAATGATTTTGCAGAAAAATGGGAATCCAAATATGCTTATGCGATAAAATCGTGGAGAGATAATTGGGACGAACTGACTGTATTTTTTGACTTTCCTTTGGAAATCCGTAAAATTATTTACACTACTAATTTAATTGAAAATCTCAATGGAAAAATCAGAAAATATACCAAAAACAAAATGTCTTTCCCTACGGATGATGCAGTCTTGAAGTCGGTTTTTCTTGCTTTAAAGGAAGCTACCAAAAAATGGTCAATGCCAATCCAAAATTGGGGTATTGTTTTAAACCAATTTATGCTTATTTTTGACAAAAGGCTCAGATTATAAAATCCAAGCCTTAACTTTTTAACTTACACACTTTTTGGGATAGTGTCAAAAATTATTTTACCAAAAGCCAACCTTAAAAAAGTTGGCTTTCACATTATTTATCTACTACGAAGTAGGGAGACTTCGTAGAGCGGGAGTCACAGACTTTGCGCAGCTGGGGCCATCGCATTTTCTTCATTAATTGTAGGAAATGTATTTCTCATTCTCACTTCATTGTCTGACACCCGAAATTTTGTTTCTGTGATTTTAGAGAATAATAAAGCTTTGGTCATCATTTCTACCATTGCTTTTACTTTACTTTTTTTAACGATTGGAAACCCTGTATTACAAAAGATTTTCAGTTTCGAATATTCCGGTCATCAACATTTTTTTACGTCTATTATAGGAGTGGTAAGTGTTTTGTTTATCCTTGAAATCATCAAATTATTAAGATTAAAACACCCATTGTAAACGCAGAAAAACTTAGCGCCATAAACCCTGCTCTAGCTTCCCGAGATAAAAACTATTGCACGATTGATTGCGTGCAGTATTGCTCATAAAAATATAGAAATGGGCAGGATGTTCTACCGTCCAATCTGGCAAAGGAACTGTAACTTGTGTACTAGTTCTATGGGCGATATTTTCTAAAAAATCTACCTGCTCTAGGTTTTCACTCACTAAGAGGAGATGCACCTCATCATTGGGCTGTGCAAATCCTTGTGAACTATTGTCTTGCCAAGTAAGATGCAGCGCATCATCTTGTAGCGCAACGTCTAAGTGATGAAAACCGCTTAAATCTCCACTAGAAACTAAAAACTTGTTCCAAAGCAGCGTAAACTCATCATCTTGCACCTGAATCACATTTTGCAGCGTATAAGAAATCAAAAGATTCCTTCTCTCCCCCGAAAAAGCACTTTGGTTAAAGAATTGTTGGGTAATTTGTAGAAAAGGTTTGGTAAACTCTATCGCTAGAGAAAACTTCAGTCTCTGCAAGCGTTGTTTTTCTGTGGGTGGTTTTTGAGAAGCTTTGGGAGCAGCTCGCATAATAGGAACCCCATTTAACCCAAATCACGCAGTTGAAATTTTTTGAGATAAGTCTATGGGGTAATCCCAAATTCCGACGAACCATTTTCTGCGTTTTTTGGTGAGTGCAATCTTCAGTTTGAGTGTGTCACCTACTTTTTCAAAATAAGCTCCAATAGCAAAGGTTCTATATCGTAGTGTAGATAATGTTTTCTGCGTTTTTTCCTGAAGAACAAACAGTCTGAAAATTGACATCAGATTATAAGCAATCATCGAAAATATAAGTGCAGCTTCTGTAGGGAAAAAGCCTTTAAGGTTAAAACTTTCGGCTCCAAAATCTGCCTTTAATTCCTTGATTCGATTCTCTGCATCGCCTCTGTTTCGGTACGTTCTCCAAACATCTGTTGCCGATTGTTCTTGGTTGGTAATATAGGCTGAATAGCGATAATTTCTATGGATTTCATCTTCCGGAAACAGGCTTAATATTCGGCCTGCCGCATTCGGCCGTTGTGCTATTTTTTGCCTTACAATGACTATCCTTCTTGGCTTTTCCCAGTTTTTTGCTTGATAATATTTGTCGCAAATTTCGATGCCCTCATCAACTTTTATCCAAAAATCTTGCTGGTCTATCAAGTGTTGAATGGGGTGAGTAAATTTTGCAGCGATGATGTATTGGAGTGTTTTTAATTCAAGATAATCCATAATGTCTTTCTGGAAAAAACCACTATCCAAACGAACTAATCCTACTTTCTTATCCCCAAAATTTAAGAGTGTTTCTTCTAAAAATCCTACAAAATTATTTGCCGAAGAAGTATTGCCGCTCCTGAGCCAAAAATTAGCGACCATCTTTACATCGTTCACAAATGCAATGATAGGATGATGGCTGTTTCTTCCTTTTTTCTTAGGATTGTAGCCTTTTTTTGCTCCCTCTTGCTCTCCGTATCGAGTAATTACAGATGAATCAATGTCTAACGTAAAATAATTGAGGTTCAAATTCTGAAAAAACCAACTGAAAAAATAATGCCCAACTTGCTGGTTGATGTGTTGTGTAAACTTGCCAAAATAGCGTTTATATGCGTCCTGAGCAGGGGTCTTTCGCCAGTCAAATATTTCCCCAAGAGCCTTATCTGCACGGGTAATTTCTGTGTGCAAAAAACGATTGGCACCACACCAAATACTCGTAATAAAAGATTCAAGCAAAACTTCTTTTTTATAAGAATTATTGGAAAGTGACACAGGTAAAGATTCGCATTTTTCAATTTGCTCTCTAAAGCCGATTTTGTCCAACATTTGCTTTAAAAACACCATGCCTCCCCAAGGCGTAATCTCTTTATTGGTAAAGGATAGCTCGAATTTCATCGCTTATTTTTTTCTACTGCTACGCAGTTGGATATTAGAATACTAAAATACTCTTTTTTTTCTATTGCGGAATTTGGGTTTAAGGTAAGTCCTACAATATTGCCTACTTTCCCAGAAAAGCTTCCTAGAATTCCGTCTTTTGCAATGGCCATGGTTGGTTAGTTTTTTATTGGTTAAATATTGTCTTTAATAACCTATTAAAACAATTCCTTTCAAGGGAAGTTGTAATCTTCCACTTATATATAAAGTTTCAAGAAATTGAAAAATAGATTTAAAATCATCACTATTATGATAATGATTTCGTACCGCTATTACTAAAAATTCAACATTTGGCATCATACATGCCTGAAAGATATCTTTTAAAAATTGGTTATTCCTATAACCTCTACCAGCTTCTACTTCAATTACTATTTTTCCATCTGCACTAACTGCATCTGCATCAAAAAACTTATCTATTCGATTATTGATTCCAAATAAAACTGGCACTTTTATCTTATCGTTAGTCAGTTTACTTTTCTCTACTCTAAAATTCAGTGCTTCTAAATCTTTTGAAATAACTTTTAAAACTCCGTCACTACTAAGGTTATTATCAGGAGATTTTATACTTTCGTAATTCTTCTCAAAACACTCTATAACTGACTTAATTTCATTATTTATTCCAAACGAACGAGGAAATAGTTGATAAACTAGATGATATTCCATATTTAATTGACAAATAATTTATAATTGGATTTATTCTTAAATTTAGATTTTAAATACTTAAATTTTCTGAAATATAACATCTAAATGATACTGTATAAATTCTTTTTTAGGTAAATATTTTTGTGGTAAAGTCAAAGTTTGATTTTCTAAAGGGGCAAAATATTTATCATAATAAATCGCTTCTTTATTCTTCTTAATATTTTTAGAAAGTAATATTTTATATTGCTCATCAATACCTATTAATCCTTTATCAAAAGCCTTATCATATAAAGCAGAAAAACAAATTCCGTTTTCAGGGTTTAATCTTTCTTCTTCATTTATTGACCAAGGAACGATGTGGCTAGCTACAAGTAACTCGGGAATATCAATTCCTGAAATAGCACATTTACCTGTATAATTAGAAATTACCATCTGCCTAAATACATTTTGATTTACTCTTGTTTTAATTTCTCTTAATTTCACTTCACCTTTAAGTTCTTTGATATCAAAAAATAGTTCTTCAAATTTTTGTTCAACAGTATAATTTTCTTTTTCTGCTAAAATTTTTTCACTTAGAAAAATAAGTTCTTCTTGATTGTTAAAAAACTCATCCCAAATTGGCTGAACAATTTTTTTTCCTCCATCCATTCCTTTAATTCCTCTTGCTTTAAGAACAGGATCTACACTTGCGAAATTTACTAAACGTAAAGCTACAGAATTTGGAGTTCTACCAATTAAATGAGCTAAATAAATCACATCTTTATTTGTACTGTGCATTTTTCCAAAAGGAGTTTTTAAGTACAAATTAAATGCAAGTATCAACTCTTCTTTTGACCAAAGTTTTCGTTTCATTAGTTTTTAATTAATGTAAATTATTTACATAAAATCTACTTTCTTAAAGATATAAAATTTTATCAATATAAAAGCCTAAAACAAATATATCAAATCCTTTTCAAACATCATTACGGAAAAACGTATTGCAATAAAAATCATAAAACCCCATCATTTTTGTCCCAATCAAGTTAGGGTCAAGTTCTACTCAAGTTTTAGGTTTGTTCGTGGTTTGTTCGTAATTTATGGTACTTTTCCGAGGCTGATTCGAAGGAAACACGAACAAACCACGAACAAACCCCACAGAAAACCCGAATTTCACCCAACTTTGACTCGAAGATATGGAGTTAACAATAGTGCTTACACAGAAAAATTTTTCAGCATAATTTCTACCTCTGCTTTCAGTTCTTGGATAAAACTTTCGGGCGCTAAAACTTGCACGCGTTTTCCGTAGGATAAAATCTCTCTTTGGAAATCATAAGTAGGCACCAAACTCACCCTAAAAATGGTTTCCGTTTCGTTCTCCGCGATTATGGTTTGGGAATGATGCAGTGGCAAAGCTTTGATATAATTGGCTTGTTCACGGTCAAATTTCAACAGAATTTCCTGTGTTTCTTTGCCCAAAGTACTGATGATGCCAAAAGAATTTTTATACGCCTTTTCTATATCAATATTCTCTCTTTTGAAAGAAGTATTGCTGATATTGAGGTCAGAAATGCGGTCTAATCCGTAAGTTTTCAGTAAAAAAGAGGGGTTTTTGGACTGATAATCGGCGGCTAAAAGGTACCAACGGTTTTTAAATTCCCTCAACGCATAAGGCATAACGACTTTGCTGGATTTTTCGTTTTCCCAAAATTTCTGATAGGTAAAAGAAAGCACTTTCTTTTGGGTAATGGCATGAATCAAACCATTAAGGTGTTCTAAACCTCTGGCTCTTCTCGGCTCGAAAAACATCACATCTGCTTTTCCTTTGGTTTCGCGGTAGGCTTCCACCAATAGCAATTGGTCAAAAACGCTTTCCTGGGAAAGTTCCAGTTCTTCTTCCTCTATGAAGTGGGCATTTTTCTTTCGGGAATAAGAAATCTGAATCCCAAATACATCTGCAATCGCCAGTTTATCTCGCTGAAAAGTGCGTTCGGTAAATTTGAGTTCCAGTCCTTTTTCTGCAAACTGCGATTCTAGATAATCTGCAATTTCTGGATAAGTGGCGCCTCGGTCTTTTCTTCTGCGTAAAAACTCTTCTATAAAGAGCAGTCTGAGCATTTGTTCGTTTTTTGCCATGGAAAATAGATTAAGGTTAAGGTTGAGGCAAAGGTAAGGAAGTAAAACGTCAAAAGGTGACGTTTTTAGAACTTTTCAAATCTTTTGATGCTAAATTCTGTTCTTTTACCATCACCGTAATACGTAAATCTATTGGGAATTTTCCGTCTGAATTCGACTTAGCTCTTTTTATCCCAAATCACGCAGTTGAAATTTTTTGAGATAAGTCTATGGGGTAATCCCAAATTCCGACGAACCATTTTCTGCGTTTTTTGGTGAGTGCAATCTTCAGTTTGAGTGTGTCACCTACTTTTTCAAAATAAGCTCCAATAGCAAAGGTTCTATATCGTAGTGTAGATAATGTTTTCTGCGTTTTTTCCTGAAGAACAAACAGTCTGAAAATTGACATCAGATTATAAGCAATCATCGAAAATATAAGTGCAGCTTCTGTAGGGAAAAAGCCTTTAAGGTTAAAACTTTCGGCTCCAAAATCTGCCTTTAATTCCTTGATTCGATTCTCTGCATCGCCTCTGTTTCGGTACGTTCTCCAAACATCTGTTGCCGATTGTTCTTGGTTGGTAATATAGGCTGAATAGCGATAATTTCTATGGATTTCATCTTCCGGAAACAGGCTTAATATTCGGCCTGCCGCATTCGGCCGTTGTGCTATTTTTTGCCTTACAATGACTATCCTTCTTGGCTTTTCCCAGTTTTTTGCTTGATAATATTTGTCGCAAATTTCGATGCCCTCATCAACTTTTATCCAAAAATCTTGCTGGTCTATCAAGTGTTGAATGGGGTGAGTAAATTTTGCAGCGATGATGTATTGGAGTGTTTTTAATTCAAGATAATCCATAATGTCTTTCTGGAAAAAACCACTATCCAAACGAACTAATCCTACTTTCTTATCCCCAAAATTTAAGAGTGTTTCTTCTAAAAATCCTACAAAATTATTTGCCGAAGAAGTATTGCCGCTCCTGAGCCAAAAATTAGCGACCATCTTTACATCGTTCACAAATGCAATGATAGGATGATGGCTGTTTCTTCCTTTTTTCTTAGGATTGTAGCCTTTTTTTGCTCCCTCTTGCTCTCCGTATCGAGTAATTACAGATGAATCAATGTCTAACGTAAAATAATTGAGGTTCAAATTCTGAAAAAACCAACTGAAAAAATAATGCCCAACTTGCTGGTTGATGTGTTGTGTAAACTTGCCAAAATAGCGTTTATATGCGTCCTGAGCAGGGGTCTTTCGCCAGTCAAATATTTCCCCAAGAGCCTTATCTGCACGGGTAATTTCTGTGTGCAAAAAACGATTGGCACCACACCAAATACTCGTAATAAAAGATTCAAGCAAAACTTCTTTTTTATAAGAATTATTGGAAAGTGACACAGGTAAAGATTCGCATTTTTCAATTTGCTCTCTAAAGCCGATTTTGTCCAACATTTGCTTTAAAAACACCATGCCTCCCCAAGGCGTAATCTCTTTATTGGTAAAGGATAGCTCGAATTTCATCGCTTATTTTTTTCTACTGCTACGCAGTTGGATATTAGAATACTAAAATACTCTTTTTTTTCTATTGCGGAATTTGGGTTTATATAAAAGAGAATAGATCACTTAGTGTTTCCTAGTGGTGACTTATAGGTTAAAATTAAACCAGCTCTATGGTACCTACAAGATGTTCAAAATATGTACTTCTATCAATACTGGGATAAAACAAGATTAGGAGTCTGTAATTTTGATAAATTAGGGGTCTCTATATTAGAAAGACACCTATATTTTGCCACAGAAAACCTCTTTCTTTTAAAGTGAAATTCTGAGGAAATTTTTCACTAGAAAAAATAGAAATCGGGGTCTTATGAAAAGGTTCTTAAAAATAGGTGACTCCGAAAAAGACACCCACATATTGAGAATTATTCATAAACTTTGAAAGTCCAGCTCAACAAAAAACCCTTTATATCTAAAGATTTAAAGGGTTTTGTTGCAAATTGCATTTTTAAATGCGATCCGGACGGGACTCGAACCCGCGACCTCCGCCGTGACAGGGCGGCATTCTAACCAACTGAACTACCGGATCAATTTTTTGAAAAGTAATTGATAAACTTTTTGCGATCCGGACGGGACTCGAACCCGCGACCTCCGCCGTGACAGGGCGGCATTCTAACCAACTGAACTACCGGATCTTTTAATTAAAGAACATTGCTCTTTTTTCGTGATGGCAAAATTACAACTTTTCTTGAATACTGCAAATATTTTTATAAAAAAAATGCTCTCCAAAACGGAAAGCATTCATTTTCAATTATATTATTTTTACAAGTATGCATTTAATTTCTCTGCAATAGCCGCTTTAGGAGCTACTCCTACGAATTTATCTACTACTTCTCCGTTCTTAAAAATCAAAACAGTAGGAATATTTCTGATTCCGTAATCCATAGATATTTGTTGATTATTATCTACATCTACTTTTCCTACGATTGCTTTTCCTTGGAAATCATCATGAAGTTCTTCAATGATTGGTCCAAGCATTCTACATGGTCCACACCAAGCAGCCCAAAAATCTACTAATACTGGTTTATCTGAATTTAATACCAATTCTTGAAAGTTGCTGTCTGTTAATTCTACTGCCATAATTCTTTAATATTTGTTTCTAATTATTTATTGATTTCAAGTTACAAATTTACAATATTCTTGCCAAATTTTTAAAAGTATTGTCTATGCGAACCATTATCTTTTTCTATAATCGCAAGATTTCTACCAATGCATTAACTAAAGCATCTATTTCTTCTTTTGTGGTTTTATGAGAAAAAGATATTCTAAGCGGAGTGGTGTTTTGCTGGGTTTCTTCGCTTAAAATTTTAGAAAGTACCGATGATGGTTTTGCTGCTCCAGAACTACATGCACTTCCTTGTGAAACTGCAATTCCTTTCATATCTAGCTGTAAACCAATCAAAGGATTTTGTGAA contains the following coding sequences:
- a CDS encoding IS256 family transposase; the encoded protein is MIDKEDLLNNKDFYKSFKNGEDLTSFFKQMHKRAVEHMLEAELDAHLDNEKHEKTTTGNYRNGHGTKKIKSSFGESEIKIPRDRESSFEPALVPKRHNIIEGLENIIISFYAKGMSVSDIEEQIREMYDFEVSTSTISRITDAVASEVVSWQNRPLEDLYLIVWMDGIVFKVRENSKVINKTIYLAVGLNRDGKKEVLGMWLGKNESSSFWMTVLTDLKARGVEDILITATDNLNGFTQTIRSIFPESQTQICVVHQIRNACKYVVWKDRKDFTADMKHIYNAPNKQAAEAALNDFAEKWESKYAYAIKSWRDNWDELTVFFDFPLEIRKIIYTTNLIENLNGKIRKYTKNKMSFPTDDAVLKSVFLALKEATKKWSMPIQNWGIVLNQFMLIFDKRLRL
- a CDS encoding cation transporting ATPase C-terminal domain-containing protein, coding for MAFSSLIVGNVFLILTSLSDTRNFVSVILENNKALVIISTIAFTLLFLTIGNPVLQKIFSFEYSGHQHFFTSIIGVVSVLFILEIIKLLRLKHPL
- a CDS encoding DUF6266 family protein, which codes for MMRAAPKASQKPPTEKQRLQRLKFSLAIEFTKPFLQITQQFFNQSAFSGERRNLLISYTLQNVIQVQDDEFTLLWNKFLVSSGDLSGFHHLDVALQDDALHLTWQDNSSQGFAQPNDEVHLLLVSENLEQVDFLENIAHRTSTQVTVPLPDWTVEHPAHFYIFMSNTARNQSCNSFYLGKLEQGLWR
- a CDS encoding IS1380 family transposase, with protein sequence MKFELSFTNKEITPWGGMVFLKQMLDKIGFREQIEKCESLPVSLSNNSYKKEVLLESFITSIWCGANRFLHTEITRADKALGEIFDWRKTPAQDAYKRYFGKFTQHINQQVGHYFFSWFFQNLNLNYFTLDIDSSVITRYGEQEGAKKGYNPKKKGRNSHHPIIAFVNDVKMVANFWLRSGNTSSANNFVGFLEETLLNFGDKKVGLVRLDSGFFQKDIMDYLELKTLQYIIAAKFTHPIQHLIDQQDFWIKVDEGIEICDKYYQAKNWEKPRRIVIVRQKIAQRPNAAGRILSLFPEDEIHRNYRYSAYITNQEQSATDVWRTYRNRGDAENRIKELKADFGAESFNLKGFFPTEAALIFSMIAYNLMSIFRLFVLQEKTQKTLSTLRYRTFAIGAYFEKVGDTLKLKIALTKKRRKWFVGIWDYPIDLSQKISTA
- a CDS encoding HNH endonuclease is translated as MKRKLWSKEELILAFNLYLKTPFGKMHSTNKDVIYLAHLIGRTPNSVALRLVNFASVDPVLKARGIKGMDGGKKIVQPIWDEFFNNQEELIFLSEKILAEKENYTVEQKFEELFFDIKELKGEVKLREIKTRVNQNVFRQMVISNYTGKCAISGIDIPELLVASHIVPWSINEEERLNPENGICFSALYDKAFDKGLIGIDEQYKILLSKNIKKNKEAIYYDKYFAPLENQTLTLPQKYLPKKEFIQYHLDVIFQKI
- a CDS encoding helix-turn-helix transcriptional regulator, with the translated sequence MAKNEQMLRLLFIEEFLRRRKDRGATYPEIADYLESQFAEKGLELKFTERTFQRDKLAIADVFGIQISYSRKKNAHFIEEEELELSQESVFDQLLLVEAYRETKGKADVMFFEPRRARGLEHLNGLIHAITQKKVLSFTYQKFWENEKSSKVVMPYALREFKNRWYLLAADYQSKNPSFLLKTYGLDRISDLNISNTSFKRENIDIEKAYKNSFGIISTLGKETQEILLKFDREQANYIKALPLHHSQTIIAENETETIFRVSLVPTYDFQREILSYGKRVQVLAPESFIQELKAEVEIMLKNFSV
- the trxA gene encoding thioredoxin; the encoded protein is MAVELTDSNFQELVLNSDKPVLVDFWAAWCGPCRMLGPIIEELHDDFQGKAIVGKVDVDNNQQISMDYGIRNIPTVLIFKNGEVVDKFVGVAPKAAIAEKLNAYL